The following proteins come from a genomic window of Ictalurus furcatus strain D&B chromosome 12, Billie_1.0, whole genome shotgun sequence:
- the zmym4.1 gene encoding zinc finger MYM-type protein 4, whose protein sequence is MDAALLVEEESASVGAVDHTNDAQNTSSFSLDLSDIGQKEDCEKNRHESQDGKVIEMDDKDNQISHEKDEKKPEHEGMSPQGTDIKEEDMVSIHENCGQELKECEDIAVEKNNTSLEEDEEKVPLVTSDLSLQQVLDGDLEETSDHEHTEVKQEDEKLSRNIIYNVTNEEKEVDEKNMEEMEHQMVQETSEDKNNKTEEMEHESSEQYQEPKVNEDNKQDGLVGAVIPEEEDEKCDSSAGVAMDVSDADDKMQVAAPEDAEAFVNVVSVEAKAESPLDERSSELVSKSSSQDSSESLNTTENQPNQDLKDFEKDLPAHTPEHSVHPETEAEKKTAPPTSVKIKDEPMDEEYEKALGPQAPAGKIKDEPDTSEEFGQKTSEQIKISAVFSVGGSSTALGSPAVATATNAPSSTSVPSNPSSGSSLCVVCSGCKKILLKGQTAFQRKGCTQLFCSPRCLCSSASAESVLLPSLKKTCHYCFMGILNPKDVITASVDSTKAVKDFCSQKCLSAFNYKRDSANSALATKCSMCQKACAIRHEVNFMGNLHKLCSDACFHQFRASNKLSMNSCVTCGGYCYSGDGKSPSFLVDGTAKTFCSQKCVSTFKKKYTKVVPCTMCRVYRTITEMVENINSEGNTELFCSSACVTAHKVQKVSSSGSALECSHCKKVLVPQYHLAMSDGTIRNFCCFTCVISFQDTFNKTNTQSNQINVAPSLSTTQSKSAPTVQSVSAESSSPNSTQCPPGTKFTCAQCQRLFFSKPALLEFKGKMYVFCDKTCTDEFRRTHYIMAQCVYCKIEKVVKEVKRINSVDCSFCSEGCKLLYKHDLAKRWGKKHCRNCLYCSSTSQSVMTSIFSGKQEEFCGNECLSQYTLLFCEVAKCTMCKRARKMTESVKWLNEIKHFCNLKCLMHFCSQQACTTASPVTGAKPSLMQASTVPVSIAPATHSTVSNITLPSLAPKEATPVIANVISLSSATNGQPSVLGSAALQGTVPTAVKLLGHASTQTDSVKPPSAPPRILKNKALLCKPMNQNKGTSCKPNTSDINTQTDETPPKVIVLPLPVPVFVPVPMNLYTQYTPQPFGLPFPVPVPMFLPTTLDSAERIVETIQKIKERIPDNPLEADLIMMAEMVAEDSEKDKAVSQGDQDDNFIEDFDLEALSSHLSWEDDSISSASRWGRSSESEKAAPSRQAQQSPSPPPQDPQMDLEADFPVECFENLEHRTQEEKTVTTTRPKTRKKNRDCFSPKKRARKRTEAAQSSAADVKHPTRVHTKYGVQAWKSWVRWREMQPNLEMPKFGSRNIMIKEDLLQCSTAELSYGLCKFISEVRRPNGEKYSPDSIYYLCLGIQQHLFENSRMENIFADLFYTKFSQTMSSLLKDWKPTILPSGYVHSRVEEEYLWGCKQLGAFSPSVLLNTLLYFCTKFFNFKTVAQHRRLSFAHIMRCTRSHSNGTKMSCLRFYPPVHKENKNASNEDVDGVPAKRKKEDEEEEGVVLEMQENVENPLRCPVRLYEFYLSKCSGMVKQRTSVFYLRPERSCVPNSPLWFSHMSLDDGELESMLTRILTVREIHLEREKQLNMSEPDNQTDSE, encoded by the exons ATGGATGCTGCTTTACTTGTTGAAGAGGAATCTGCTAGTGTAGGGGCTGTGGATCACACAAATGATGCACAGAATACAAGTTCCTTCAGCCTGGACCTCTCAGATATCGGGCAAAAGGAGGACTGTGAGAAAAATAGGCATGAAAGTCAGGATGGCAAAGTTATAGAGATGGATGACAAAGACAATCAGATTAGCCatgaaaaagatgaaaaaaagccTGAACATGAGGGAATGAGTCCACAAGGAACGGACATAAAAGAGGAGGATATGGTGTCAATACATGAAAACTGTGGGCAAGAACTGAAAGAGTGTGAGGACATTGCTGTGGAGAAGAATAATACCAGCctggaggaggacgaggagaaGGTACCACTGGTAACTTCTGATCTAAGCCTCCAGCAAGTACTTGACGGAGATTTGGAGGAGACCAGTGATCACGAGCACACTGAAGTGAAACAGGAAGATGAAAAGCTAAGTAGGAATATAATTTACAATGTGACGAACGAAGAAAAAGAGGTGGATGAGAAAAATATGGAAGAGATGGAGCATCAGATGGTGCAGGAGACATCAGAGGATAAGAACaacaaaactgaagaaatggaGCATGAGAGTTCAGAGCAATATCAGGAACCCAAGGTAAATGAAGACAACAAACAGGATGGTTTAGTTGGGGCAGTTATACCtgaagaggaggatgaaaaGTGCGACAGCTCTGCTGGAGTAGCAATGGATGTCAGTGACGCAGACGACAAGATGCAGGTGGCTGCTCCAGAAGATGCAGAAGCTTTTGTGAACGTAG TTTCAGTTGAAGCCAAAGCTGAAAGCCCATTGGATGAGCGAAGTTCTGAGTTGGTTTCTAAAAGCTCATCACAAGACTCGTCTGAAAGTTTGAATACAACAG AAAACCAACCAAATCAGGATTTGAAGGATTTTGAGAAGGATCTGCCAGCACATACA CCAGAGCATTCTGTTCATCCTGAAACGGAGGCTGAGAAAAAGACGGCTCCACCCACTTCTGTGAAGATCAAGGATGAACCAATGGATGAGGAATATGAGAAAGCTCTTGGTCCTCAGGCTCCAGCTGGAAAGATAAAGGATGAACCAGACACGTCTGAA GAATTTGGCCAGAAGACCTCAGAGCAGATCAAGATCAGTGCTGTCTTCTCCGTCGGTGGAAGCTCTACGGCTTTAG GCTCTCCAGCTGTGGCTACTGCAACAAATGCGCCATCCAGCACCTCAGTGCCCTCGAATCCAAGCTCTGgcagctctctgtgtgtggtgtgttcagGTTGTAAAAAAATCCTGCTTAAAGGCCAGACCGCATTCCAGCGTAAAGGCTGCACTCAGCTTTTCTGCTCGCCACGCTGCCTCTGCAGCAGCGCATCCGCCGAGTCCGTGCTGTTGCCAAGCTTGAAAAAAACCTGTCATTACTGCTTCAT GGGCATTCTCAACCCAAAGGATGTCATCACTGCCTCTGTGGATTCAACAAAGGCAGTAAAGGATTTCTGCAGTCAGAAATGTCTCAGCGCTTTTAATTACAAGAGGGATAGTGCAAATTCTGCACTTGCCACAAAATGCAGCATGTGTCAAAAAGCATGCGCT ATTCGCCATGAGGTGAACTTCATGGGCAATCTCCATAAGCTATGTAGTGACGCCTGCTTTCACCAGTTCCGCGCTTCCAATAAGCTCAGTATGAACTCCTGCGTAACTTGTGGAGGGTACTGCTACAGCGGCGATGGCAAGAGTCCATCTTTCTTAGTCGATGGCACCGCTAAGACGTTCTGCAGCCAGAAATGTGTCTCCACCTTTAAAAAG AAGTACACGAAGGTTGTGCCCTGCACGATGTGCAGAGTTTATCGAACCATAACAGAAATGGTGGAAAACATAAATTCGGAGGGCAACACTGAGCTGTTCTGCTCCTCTGCATGTGTGACTGCTCACAAAGTGCAGAAGGTCAGCTCTTCAG gtTCTGCACTAGAATGCAGCCACTGTAAGAAGGTTCTAGTGCCTCAGTATCACCTCGCCATGTCCGATGGTACCATCCGCAACTTCTGCTGCTTCACCTGTGTGATCTCGTTTCAG GATACCTTCAACAAGACAAATACTCAGAGCAACCAGATTAATGTTGCCCCTTCTCTTAGCACCACTCAGTCGAAGTCTGCCCCCACAGTGCAGTCTGTATCTGCAGAGTCCAGCTCACCCAACTCAACCCAATGCCCCCCAGGGACCAAATTCACTTGTGCACAGTGTCAGCGTTTGTTCTTCTCCAAGCCTGCGCTGCTGGAATTTAAG GGAAAGATGTACGTGTTCTGTGATAAGACTTGCACGGATGAGTTCAGGAGGACCCACTACATCATGGCACAGTGTGTGTACTGCAAAATCGAAAAGGTGGTGAAGGAGGTGAAGAGGATTAACAGTGTGGACTGCTCTttctgtagtgaag GCTGCAAACTTCTGTACAAGCATGACCTTGCCAAACGCTGGGGAAAGAAGCACTGTCGCAACTGCCTCTACTGCAGCAGCACTTCTCAGTCTGTAATGACCAGCATCTTTTCTGGTAAACAAGAGGAGTTCTGTGGGAATGAATGCCTGTCCCAGTACACCTTGTTATTCTGTGAG GTGGCCAAATGCACCATGTGCAAGCGTGCCAGGAAGATGACTGAGTCAGTAAAATGGCTGAATGAAATTAAGCACTTCTGTAATCTGAAGTGTTTGATGCACTTCTGTAGCCAGCAAGCATGCACTACAGCCTCTCCTGTAACTGGTGCCAAACCTTCTCTTATGCAAG CATCGACAGTGCCGGTCTCCATAGCACCTGCGACCCATTCCACCGTCTCCAACATAACTCTCCCATCACTGGCACCAAAAGAGGCCACACCTGTTATCGCCAATGTTATATCTCTGTCCAGTGCTACTAATGGACAGCCTAGTGTCCTGGGAAGTGCAGCATTGcaag GAACCGTCCCTACTGCTGTGAAGCTATTAGGACAT GCcagcacacagacagatagCGTGAAGCCGCCGTCTGCTCCCCCGAGAATCCTGAAGAACAAAGCTCTGCTCTGCAAACCAATGAACCAGAACAAGGGCACGTCCTGCAAACCCAACACCTCTGATATTAACACACAAACAG ATGAAACCCCACCTAAAGTAATAGTGTTACCCTTACCAGTACCGGTGTTTGTTCCTGTGCCTATGAACctctacacacagtacacaccacAACCTTTTGGACTTCCTTTTCCG GTACCAGTACCCATGTTTCTGCCCACTACTCTGGACAGCGCTGAGCGAATAGTGGAGACAATTCAGAAGATCAAAGAGAGAATTCCAGATAATCCGCTGGAGGCCGACCTGATCATGATGGCAGAGATGGTGGCGGAGGACAGTGAGAAGGACAAAGCTGTCTCCCAAGGAG ACCAGGATGATAATTTTATTGAGGATTTCGATTTGGAAGCCCTCTCCAGCCACCTAAGTTGGGAGGATGACAGCATCTCGAGTGCCTCTCGATGGGGACGTAGCTCGGAGTCTGAAAAAGCGGCTCCATCCAGACAGGCACAACAGTCTCCCAGCCCACCCCCACAAGACCCACAAATGGACCTGGAGGCAGATTTTCCAGTcg AGTGCTTTGAGAATTTGGAACACCGCACACAAGAGGAAAAGACCGTAACCACCACCAGGCCAAAAACACGCAAGAAGAACCGTGATTGCTTCTCTCCGAAAAAACGA GCCCGTAAACGTACAGAAGCTGCTCAGTCATCAGCAGCTGATGTTAAGCATCCGACCAGAGTGCACACCAAATACGGCGTTCAGGCGTGGAAGAGCTGGGTACGCTGGAGGGAAATGCAGCCTAATCTGGAGATGCCCAAATTTGGCT CACGGAACATTATGATAAAGGAGGACCTGTTACAGTGCAGCACGGCTGAGCTAAGTTACGGCCTCTGCAAGTTCATCAGTGAAGTTCGCCGCCCTAATGGAGAGAAGTACAGTCCAGACAGCATCTATTACCTCTGCTTAGGCATTCAGCAG CACCTTTTTGAAAACAGCAGAATGGAGAACATCTTTGCTGACTTGTTCTACACCAAATTCAGTCAAACTATGTCGAGTTTACTGAAAGACTGGAAACCCACTATACTTCCAAGTG gCTACGTGCACTCTCGAGTGGAAGAAGAGTATCTATGGGGGTGTAAGCAGTTGGGCGCTTTCTCCCCGAGCGTGCTCCTCAACACTCTGCTTTACTTCTGTACCAAGTTCTTCAACTTTAAGACTGTGGCGCAGCACCGGCGCCTTTCCTTCGCCCACATCATGCGCTGCACTCGGTCACACAGCAATGGGACCAAGATGTCCTGCCTCCGCTTCTACCCTCCCGtgcacaaagaaaacaaaaatgcat cgAATGAAGATGTAGATGGTGTCCCTgccaagaggaaaaaagaagacgaagaggaggaaggagtggtgctggagatgcagGAGAATGTAGAAAACCCTCTCCGCTGTCCTGTTAGACTCTATGAGTTCTATCTCTCCAAATG